One window of Gammaproteobacteria bacterium genomic DNA carries:
- a CDS encoding OmpH family outer membrane protein, producing MKRYAMIAVAVMLVWTGAASAAELKLGFVNAAKILEEAPQADAARNKLEKEFSARNKKLIDGQKELKTLEDKVSKDAAVMSDVERAKAERNINALRRDMKREQDEAREDFNIRRNEEFSKLQKLVYDAIVALAKQESYDLIIGDGAIYSSERIDITDKVMARLKAAPLEAGKNGGPQTAVPKQ from the coding sequence TTGAAAAGATATGCAATGATTGCAGTTGCGGTGATGCTGGTCTGGACTGGAGCGGCCTCCGCAGCCGAGCTCAAGCTTGGGTTTGTCAATGCGGCCAAGATACTGGAAGAGGCCCCGCAGGCGGATGCCGCACGCAACAAGCTGGAAAAAGAATTTTCCGCACGCAACAAAAAGCTGATTGATGGCCAGAAGGAACTCAAGACCCTGGAAGACAAGGTCAGCAAGGACGCGGCGGTAATGAGCGATGTCGAGCGTGCCAAGGCTGAGCGTAATATCAACGCCTTGCGGCGTGACATGAAGCGTGAACAGGACGAGGCGCGCGAGGATTTCAATATTCGTCGCAATGAAGAGTTCTCAAAACTGCAGAAACTGGTGTATGACGCCATCGTGGCATTGGCCAAGCAGGAGAGCTACGATCTGATCATAGGCGATGGCGCAATCTATTCGAGCGAGCGTATTGATATCACCGACAAGGTAATGGCGCGCCTCAAGGCGGCGCCGCTGGAGGCAGGCAAGAACGGCGGCCCACAAACTGCCGTACCCAAGCAGTAA